A single genomic interval of Nostoc commune NIES-4072 harbors:
- a CDS encoding phosphotransferase family protein, whose translation MVLSLSSHNVIQYLLEAGLCSSEDGASDKSELPGISKNNFGLLVTLADNRQLLIKQERNLKNNDGAPHELFQEWLFHQLLQQFPVLGNISAIAPLVVHFDEENSILVRNYLGDYLELATFYHNNDIFPQEIATAIGTTLAGLHRATYNRREYKDFMATAPQGEFRYGFYNPAQGIESIGREIFGTVPTEALKFYLLYQQSESLESAIADLAYDWNPCCLTHNDLKLNNILVHSRWEKLDNCLVRLIDWEACSWGDPAFDLGTLLASYLGIWLKSLVVDPTIELEESLHLALTPLESLQPSIIALIRAYLNAFPMILEYRSDFIVRVIQFAGLALIHQIQDMITCQKSFNNADICMLQVAKSLLTMPQQGVLTIFGISELEILNPVAKIHKLTQPVKEPQLLRLYYDKTRLRGC comes from the coding sequence ATGGTATTATCACTGTCTTCTCATAACGTTATCCAGTATCTGCTAGAAGCGGGGCTGTGTAGCTCAGAAGATGGCGCATCAGATAAATCTGAGTTGCCAGGAATTAGTAAGAACAATTTCGGTTTACTAGTGACTCTAGCAGATAATCGTCAACTGCTCATTAAACAAGAACGTAACCTTAAAAACAATGACGGCGCTCCTCATGAATTGTTCCAGGAGTGGCTATTTCATCAGTTGCTCCAGCAGTTTCCAGTTCTCGGCAATATTTCCGCCATTGCACCATTGGTAGTCCATTTTGACGAAGAAAATTCTATTCTTGTCCGCAACTACTTAGGTGATTATCTAGAGCTTGCGACATTCTACCACAACAATGATATTTTTCCACAAGAAATTGCTACTGCGATCGGCACTACTTTAGCGGGACTCCATCGCGCAACCTATAACCGCCGAGAATATAAAGATTTTATGGCAACTGCTCCTCAAGGAGAGTTTCGCTATGGCTTTTACAATCCGGCGCAAGGGATAGAGTCAATTGGGCGGGAGATTTTTGGGACGGTTCCCACGGAGGCGCTGAAATTTTATTTACTATACCAGCAGTCTGAGAGTTTGGAATCTGCGATCGCTGATTTGGCTTATGATTGGAATCCTTGCTGCTTGACTCACAACGACCTGAAATTGAACAACATTTTGGTTCATTCTAGGTGGGAGAAACTAGATAATTGTCTAGTACGACTAATTGATTGGGAAGCTTGTTCTTGGGGAGATCCCGCTTTTGATTTAGGTACTTTACTAGCAAGCTATTTAGGAATTTGGCTCAAGAGTCTCGTAGTAGACCCCACCATTGAGTTAGAAGAATCTCTACATCTAGCATTGACACCGTTGGAGAGTTTACAACCTTCAATCATTGCTCTAATTAGGGCTTATCTAAATGCTTTCCCAATGATTTTGGAATACCGCAGTGACTTCATTGTGCGAGTTATTCAGTTTGCGGGGCTAGCACTGATTCATCAAATTCAGGATATGATTACCTGCCAAAAATCCTTTAATAATGCTGACATTTGTATGCTCCAAGTAGCTAAAAGTTTACTGACGATGCCGCAGCAAGGTGTACTAACTATTTTTGGGATATCAGAGTTAGAGATTCTGAATCCTGTAGCAAAAATCCATAAACTTACTCAACCTGTAAAAGAGCCACAGCTACTTCGTCTTTATTACGATAAAACTCGGCTGCGTGGTTGTTAA
- a CDS encoding efflux RND transporter permease subunit, whose product MNISELFIRRPIMTTLVMVGILIFGLISYQQLPVSDLPNVDYPTLQVTANLPGASPETMASSVATPLEQQFSSIAGVSSMNSTSSLGSAQITLQFDLNRDIDGAAQDVQSAISKAARQLPTNMPNPPSFRKVNPADQPVLYISLNSSILPLSTVDKYAETLLAQRLSMVDGVAQVQVYGSQKYAVRIQVDPESLSVKGIGIDEVADAIANGNVNLPTGTLYGQEQNSTIQANGQLNDAASYRSLNVAYQNGAPVQLGELGQVLDSVENDKIASWYFPVKKESKGAGEKSSIQNSGVRAIVLAIQRQPGTNTVQVVDAIKKLLPTFRTQIPAAVNMDILYDRSQSIRESVDDVQFTLLLTIALVVLVIFLFLRNISATVIPSLAVPLSIVATFGVMVLLGFSLDNLSLMALTLSVGFVVDDAVVMLENIVRHMEMGESRMEAALNGSKEIGFTILSMTISLVAVFIPILFMEGILGRLFREFAVTISVAILVSGVISLSLTPMLCSRFLSPPHHEQAGEAGEAGGDEGDEGEILNSQSKIQNPKSKIQSFNRRLYNFSENIFNVILGGYDWSLKKSLKYHRTTMVISGAILVATVYLFIVVPKGFVPNADVGQITATTQASEDISFDEMVKHQQAVAAIAYRDPNVDSMNSSVGAGGPNASANAGRILIELKPRSQRHLSADEVVQELRPKLSVVPGIKVFLQNPPAINVGGQQTKAQYQFTLQSPNIQELYQYAPALEEKLRSLSDLQDVNSDLQIKNPQVKVDINRDQASALGLTANQIETALSNAYGTRQVSTIYAPDSQYQVIMGVEPKYQQNANALDLLSVRAPSGQLVPLSAVATLSKDVGPLTINHKGQLASVTFSFNLKPGVSLGNVTGKIEQLARQTLPPTISTGFQGSAQAFQSSIQGLGLLLLVAIFVIYIVLGILYENFIHPLTILSSLPSAGFGALLTLLLFQVDLNIYAFVGIILLVGIVKKNGIMMVDFAIIARQNGKTPYEAIYEACLVRFRPIMMTTMAALMGTLPIALGLGAGADTRRPLGLAVVGGLVFSQFLTLYLTPVFYTYMESWQTKLKKRNWRKQPI is encoded by the coding sequence ATGAACATTTCCGAGCTATTTATCCGGCGTCCAATCATGACAACTCTAGTTATGGTTGGCATTTTGATATTTGGGCTGATCAGTTACCAACAGCTACCCGTTAGCGACTTGCCTAATGTGGATTATCCAACACTCCAGGTAACAGCTAACTTACCCGGAGCTAGCCCAGAAACGATGGCTTCCTCGGTAGCAACTCCTTTAGAGCAGCAGTTTTCTAGCATCGCGGGAGTGAGTTCGATGAACTCTACCAGTTCTTTGGGTAGTGCCCAGATTACGCTGCAATTTGACCTAAATCGGGATATCGACGGGGCAGCCCAAGATGTGCAATCTGCTATTTCTAAGGCAGCGAGGCAGCTGCCTACAAATATGCCTAATCCGCCATCTTTCCGAAAGGTAAATCCGGCGGATCAGCCAGTCCTTTACATCTCCCTCAATTCGTCTATTCTGCCTTTGTCAACTGTAGACAAGTACGCTGAGACATTGCTAGCACAACGTCTCTCAATGGTGGATGGAGTGGCGCAAGTGCAAGTGTACGGCTCCCAAAAGTATGCGGTACGAATTCAGGTTGACCCGGAATCGCTGAGTGTCAAAGGAATAGGAATTGATGAAGTAGCAGATGCGATCGCTAACGGAAATGTCAATCTACCTACTGGGACACTTTACGGTCAAGAGCAGAATTCTACCATCCAAGCAAACGGTCAACTCAACGATGCCGCCAGCTATCGCTCCTTGAATGTAGCTTATCAAAACGGCGCACCAGTCCAGCTAGGGGAACTAGGTCAAGTTCTCGACAGCGTGGAAAACGATAAGATTGCGAGTTGGTATTTTCCTGTCAAGAAAGAGAGTAAAGGCGCAGGGGAGAAATCCTCAATCCAAAATTCTGGTGTGCGGGCGATCGTTTTAGCAATTCAGCGCCAACCCGGAACTAATACCGTTCAAGTAGTGGATGCAATCAAGAAACTGCTACCCACCTTTAGGACACAGATTCCGGCGGCTGTGAACATGGATATTCTCTACGATCGCTCCCAGTCAATTCGGGAGTCAGTGGATGATGTACAATTCACACTGTTACTCACCATCGCCCTGGTGGTGCTAGTAATCTTTCTATTCCTTCGCAATATCTCTGCTACAGTCATCCCCAGTTTGGCAGTACCGCTTTCGATAGTAGCGACCTTTGGAGTCATGGTGCTACTGGGTTTTTCCCTCGATAACCTATCACTGATGGCGTTAACTCTTTCAGTAGGTTTCGTGGTAGATGATGCCGTAGTCATGCTGGAGAATATTGTTCGCCACATGGAAATGGGCGAAAGCCGCATGGAAGCAGCCCTAAATGGTTCTAAAGAGATTGGTTTCACAATTTTATCAATGACCATCTCCTTAGTAGCAGTATTTATCCCGATACTTTTTATGGAAGGCATTCTGGGGCGATTATTCCGCGAGTTTGCCGTTACTATCAGCGTTGCCATCTTGGTTTCTGGCGTAATTTCCCTCAGCTTAACGCCAATGCTGTGTTCGAGATTCTTGAGTCCACCTCATCATGAGCAAGCAGGGGAAGCAGGGGAAGCAGGGGGAGATGAGGGAGATGAGGGAGAAATTCTTAATTCCCAATCCAAAATTCAAAATCCAAAATCTAAAATCCAAAGCTTTAACCGTCGTCTCTACAACTTTTCCGAAAACATTTTTAATGTGATATTGGGCGGATATGATTGGAGTTTGAAAAAATCACTCAAGTATCACCGCACAACAATGGTGATTTCGGGGGCGATTCTTGTAGCGACAGTATATCTATTTATAGTTGTGCCGAAAGGGTTTGTTCCCAACGCAGATGTTGGACAAATTACTGCAACTACTCAGGCATCAGAAGATATATCCTTTGATGAAATGGTAAAACATCAACAGGCTGTAGCTGCGATCGCTTACCGCGATCCGAATGTTGATTCGATGAACTCCAGCGTCGGGGCTGGTGGGCCAAATGCTTCCGCCAACGCTGGCAGAATTTTAATCGAACTCAAGCCTCGTTCTCAACGCCATCTGAGTGCCGATGAAGTTGTGCAGGAACTCCGACCGAAGTTGTCAGTTGTACCTGGAATCAAGGTATTCTTACAAAATCCCCCAGCGATTAATGTAGGTGGACAACAAACAAAAGCGCAATATCAATTTACTCTGCAAAGTCCCAATATTCAGGAACTTTACCAATACGCTCCAGCTTTAGAAGAGAAATTGCGATCGCTCTCAGATTTACAAGATGTCAACAGCGATTTGCAAATTAAAAATCCGCAAGTCAAAGTAGATATTAACCGCGACCAAGCTTCAGCTTTAGGTTTGACTGCTAATCAAATCGAAACTGCTCTGAGTAATGCTTATGGTACTCGCCAAGTTTCCACCATCTACGCTCCCGATAGCCAGTATCAAGTAATTATGGGCGTAGAACCAAAATATCAGCAAAATGCCAACGCTCTAGATTTACTCTCAGTTCGCGCTCCCAGTGGACAACTTGTACCTCTCAGCGCTGTAGCAACCTTGAGCAAAGATGTGGGGCCCTTGACTATCAACCACAAAGGGCAACTTGCATCAGTCACCTTCTCCTTTAACCTAAAGCCAGGAGTGTCACTCGGTAATGTCACAGGGAAAATTGAGCAACTCGCCCGTCAAACACTGCCACCTACTATTAGTACAGGCTTCCAAGGTTCAGCCCAGGCATTCCAGTCATCAATTCAGGGCTTAGGACTGCTACTACTGGTTGCCATCTTCGTGATTTATATTGTATTGGGGATTCTCTACGAAAACTTCATTCACCCGTTGACAATCCTTTCTAGCTTACCCTCTGCTGGATTTGGGGCACTGCTGACGCTGTTGCTGTTTCAAGTTGACTTGAATATTTACGCTTTCGTGGGTATTATCCTGCTGGTTGGCATTGTGAAGAAAAACGGGATCATGATGGTTGACTTTGCAATTATTGCTCGTCAAAATGGCAAAACCCCTTATGAGGCTATCTATGAAGCCTGCTTAGTGAGATTCCGTCCAATTATGATGACGACAATGGCAGCACTTATGGGTACGCTACCCATCGCCCTCGGTTTAGGAGCCGGAGCAGATACACGCCGCCCCCTTGGTTTAGCAGTAGTTGGGGGGTTAGTGTTCTCGCAGTTTCTCACACTTTATTTAACGCCAGTTTTCTACACTTACATGGAGTCTTGGCAAACAAAGCTTAAAAAACGCAATTGGCGCAAACAGCCAATTTGA
- a CDS encoding DUF433 domain-containing protein, whose translation MTKNDLLSRISIDPNICFGKPCIKGHRIWVSLILDLLASGEKIETILEEYPGLEREDILACITYAAEMTRDSYVEIPLGLQKESKK comes from the coding sequence ATGACTAAGAACGATTTACTATCCCGAATTTCCATCGATCCAAATATTTGTTTTGGTAAACCTTGTATTAAAGGTCATCGTATATGGGTTAGTTTAATTCTCGACCTTCTTGCAAGTGGAGAAAAAATAGAAACAATATTGGAAGAATATCCCGGTTTGGAAAGAGAAGATATCCTAGCCTGTATTACATACGCTGCGGAGATGACAAGAGATAGTTATGTAGAAATTCCTTTAGGATTGCAAAAGGAATCAAAAAAGTGA
- a CDS encoding T3SS effector HopA1 family protein, whose product MLNYSINQPLTSLFDIAKNIQIESNFCIYHPNYQPFGLPTKIAERFQHNSVDLQQKYLTLLLRNFLYGIYYNGSLQSTLAVNTDTPKQNLADNSILEIDWNFYEQLHASNHGIGYFDPRWQVLRKEPDGTMAVTKGGLTLYVEPDCHLKSSKKSTKVGDMVAIWMPKNRMQNGCYLAVSNVGQEQLSNPDADLGAGRIYFNFTPSGAIALMESLTLQLNAASIPFSFQVLHNPSAYGRYDSGLLYFELPDYPAIRTILEAVYLENQSYFQPKIPLFTKFLAPGLGLAEEPIQKFAAQESFGMNRCQIVANALFEAWQKGKNAMEERMRTIDEHFARHLIDLQRPYLNPSSEDIYKPIHLG is encoded by the coding sequence ATGCTAAATTACTCTATCAATCAACCGCTAACTTCTCTATTCGACATTGCTAAAAATATCCAGATTGAGTCTAATTTTTGTATTTATCATCCCAATTATCAACCCTTTGGTCTGCCGACTAAAATAGCTGAGAGATTTCAGCACAATTCTGTAGATTTACAACAGAAGTATCTCACTTTACTACTGCGGAACTTTCTCTATGGGATCTATTACAATGGCTCTCTACAAAGTACTTTAGCAGTCAATACTGACACGCCAAAGCAGAATTTAGCAGATAATTCCATTTTGGAAATTGATTGGAACTTTTACGAGCAATTGCACGCCAGTAATCACGGTATAGGTTACTTTGACCCTCGATGGCAGGTGTTGCGTAAAGAACCTGATGGTACTATGGCGGTGACTAAAGGCGGTTTAACACTTTATGTTGAGCCAGACTGCCATTTAAAATCCAGCAAGAAATCTACCAAAGTGGGTGACATGGTAGCAATCTGGATGCCCAAAAATAGAATGCAAAATGGCTGTTACTTGGCAGTTAGCAATGTCGGACAAGAACAACTAAGTAACCCTGATGCTGATTTGGGAGCAGGGCGAATTTACTTTAACTTTACGCCATCTGGTGCGATCGCTCTCATGGAAAGTCTGACACTGCAATTGAATGCAGCCTCAATTCCCTTTAGCTTTCAGGTTCTCCACAATCCCAGTGCATACGGACGCTATGATTCGGGATTGCTCTACTTTGAACTCCCCGACTATCCAGCGATTCGCACAATCCTTGAGGCTGTTTATTTAGAAAATCAATCCTATTTCCAGCCCAAAATTCCTTTGTTTACAAAATTTTTAGCGCCGGGGTTAGGTTTAGCCGAAGAACCAATTCAAAAATTTGCAGCACAAGAAAGTTTTGGGATGAACCGTTGCCAAATTGTCGCTAATGCTTTGTTTGAAGCTTGGCAAAAGGGTAAGAATGCGATGGAAGAACGGATGAGGACGATTGATGAACATTTTGCACGACACCTAATAGATTTACAGCGTCCTTATCTTAATCCAAGTTCTGAGGATATATATAAACCAATACATTTGGGTTAA
- a CDS encoding DUF5615 family PIN-like protein, which produces MNIKLDENLGSLRVATLLRLAGHDVATVREQGLISTHDEELIDICRSENRCLVTIDRGFGNRLKYNPSYYTVILVIRLPSRPSFEDYRTVTETLIAGLEAADVAGKLWIIRQGSIQEYQDIEVEGKDK; this is translated from the coding sequence GTGAATATTAAACTTGATGAAAATCTTGGTAGTTTGCGAGTAGCTACATTATTGCGTCTTGCAGGACATGATGTTGCCACTGTCCGAGAACAAGGTTTAATTTCAACTCATGATGAGGAATTAATTGATATTTGTCGTAGCGAGAATAGATGTTTAGTAACGATAGATAGAGGATTTGGAAATCGTCTTAAATATAATCCTTCTTACTATACAGTAATTCTAGTCATTCGTTTACCATCTCGTCCTAGTTTTGAAGATTATCGTACAGTTACAGAAACTCTAATTGCTGGACTTGAAGCAGCAGATGTGGCTGGTAAATTATGGATAATTCGACAAGGAAGTATTCAAGAATATCAGGATATTGAGGTGGAGGGAAAAGACAAATGA
- a CDS encoding DUF2442 domain-containing protein, with translation MLKDIIAVEPKENYQLHIRFEDDVEGVIDISKIVKFTGVFAPLQDKEYFAKVCVNPEYGTIQWESGADLDPDVIYALITKQPIPQYQLSSVSANSAD, from the coding sequence ATGCTCAAAGATATAATTGCAGTTGAACCAAAAGAAAACTATCAGCTTCACATCCGCTTTGAAGATGACGTTGAAGGAGTAATTGATATTAGTAAAATCGTTAAATTTACAGGTGTATTTGCGCCTCTGCAAGATAAAGAATACTTTGCTAAAGTGTGCGTCAACCCTGAATACGGAACAATTCAATGGGAATCGGGAGCCGACTTAGACCCAGATGTTATTTATGCTTTGATTACAAAACAGCCCATTCCACAATATCAACTAAGTTCTGTTTCAGCTAATTCTGCTGATTGA
- a CDS encoding DUF4160 domain-containing protein: protein MPEISRFFGIIITMYYNDHPPPHFHVRYNNQKAIVSIQTLEILEGELTARLFKLVTEWAILHQVELMENWELARDNQTLQKISPLE from the coding sequence ATGCCAGAAATTAGCCGTTTTTTCGGAATTATCATCACGATGTACTATAACGACCATCCACCGCCACACTTTCACGTTCGCTACAATAACCAGAAAGCCATAGTCAGCATTCAAACCCTAGAAATTTTAGAAGGAGAACTGACTGCCAGACTCTTTAAACTGGTAACAGAATGGGCAATTTTGCATCAAGTCGAATTGATGGAAAACTGGGAACTAGCTAGAGACAATCAAACCTTACAGAAAATTTCCCCATTAGAGTAA
- the nifH gene encoding nitrogenase iron protein has protein sequence MTDEKIRQIAFYGKGGIGKSTTSQNTLAAMAEMGQRILIVGCDPKADSTRLMLHSKAQTSVLQLAAERGAVEDIELEEVMLTGFRDVRCVESGGPEPGVGCAGRGIITAINFLEENGAYKDVDFVSYDVLGDVVCGGFAMPIREGKAQEIYIVTSGEMMAMYAANNIARGVLKYAHTGGVRLGGLICNSRNVDREIDLIETLAKRLNTQMIHYVPRDNIVQHAELRRMTVNEYAPDSNQSNEYRILAKKIIDNDKLAVPTPIEMEELEELLIEFGILESDENTAMLVGKTATQAPVK, from the coding sequence ATGACTGACGAAAAAATTAGACAAATAGCTTTCTATGGTAAAGGCGGTATTGGTAAATCTACCACCTCTCAAAATACCCTAGCAGCTATGGCTGAAATGGGTCAACGCATTTTAATTGTTGGTTGCGATCCTAAAGCTGACTCTACCCGTTTGATGCTACACAGTAAAGCTCAAACAAGCGTTCTGCAATTAGCTGCTGAACGCGGCGCTGTAGAAGATATTGAACTCGAAGAAGTAATGCTGACCGGTTTCCGCGATGTACGTTGTGTGGAATCTGGTGGGCCTGAGCCTGGTGTAGGTTGCGCTGGTCGGGGTATTATCACCGCCATCAACTTCTTAGAAGAAAATGGTGCTTACAAAGATGTTGATTTTGTAAGTTACGACGTTTTGGGAGACGTTGTGTGCGGTGGTTTCGCAATGCCTATCCGTGAAGGCAAGGCACAAGAAATCTACATCGTTACCTCTGGTGAAATGATGGCGATGTATGCAGCTAACAACATCGCTCGTGGTGTTCTCAAATATGCTCACACTGGCGGTGTGCGTTTGGGTGGTTTGATTTGTAACAGCCGTAACGTTGACCGGGAAATCGACTTAATCGAAACCTTGGCAAAACGTTTGAACACCCAAATGATTCACTACGTACCTCGTGACAACATTGTACAACACGCAGAATTGCGCCGGATGACTGTTAACGAGTATGCACCTGATAGCAATCAAAGTAACGAATATCGCATACTAGCTAAAAAGATCATCGACAACGACAAACTCGCCGTTCCTACCCCAATTGAAATGGAAGAGTTAGAAGAATTGTTGATTGAATTCGGTATTCTCGAAAGTGACGAAAATACCGCAATGTTAGTTGGCAAGACTGCTACTCAAGCACCTGTAAAGTAG
- a CDS encoding WYL domain-containing protein: MSRKGQSITLSISERDKAELEAIAREFGMMWGEEPNISKLIKAIAQRKLLIGNNNDWKEPRIRALHRCINALTDIGQIEQAQIIANLLLERSELSLPLRGEIERFLENLPPPWRLEIDRYILREEPFQLSYQDAAERVFNFTVRHAKVTPHEKRQYLDCWCEETEGNFDIPELVHNWSLRLDRITEAAVMPISGEWRTNLAEIEVEMHLFAGLAFAYQAKPEDEINEWLPDKARVRRVVRRVSSTFWFIREVMQYAPDCVVILPENVRDRLKEKLRTLCQLYDIETRE, translated from the coding sequence ATGAGTCGAAAAGGTCAATCCATTACACTGTCGATATCAGAACGTGATAAAGCCGAGCTAGAAGCGATCGCTCGTGAATTCGGTATGATGTGGGGAGAAGAGCCTAACATCTCGAAGTTAATTAAAGCGATCGCTCAACGTAAGTTACTCATCGGTAACAATAACGATTGGAAAGAACCACGCATCAGGGCATTACATAGATGTATCAATGCGTTGACAGACATCGGGCAAATTGAACAAGCCCAAATTATTGCAAACTTACTTCTCGAACGCAGCGAACTATCATTACCGTTGCGGGGCGAAATCGAACGTTTCTTAGAGAATTTGCCCCCACCTTGGCGCTTAGAAATAGATCGCTACATCTTGCGCGAAGAGCCTTTTCAGCTTTCCTATCAAGATGCAGCAGAGCGTGTGTTTAATTTTACCGTTCGCCATGCCAAAGTTACACCCCACGAAAAGCGGCAATATCTTGATTGTTGGTGTGAAGAAACAGAAGGAAACTTTGATATACCAGAACTGGTTCACAACTGGAGTTTGCGATTAGACAGGATTACAGAAGCTGCTGTCATGCCAATTTCTGGTGAGTGGCGTACTAATTTGGCTGAGATAGAAGTGGAAATGCATCTATTTGCTGGCTTGGCTTTTGCCTATCAAGCTAAACCAGAAGATGAAATTAATGAATGGTTACCAGATAAAGCGCGAGTCCGGCGAGTTGTTAGGCGAGTATCTAGTACATTTTGGTTTATACGAGAAGTCATGCAGTACGCACCTGATTGTGTAGTGATATTACCAGAGAATGTGCGCGATCGCCTGAAAGAAAAACTCCGCACCCTATGTCAGTTGTACGATATCGAAACCAGGGAATGA
- the cas3 gene encoding type I-D CRISPR-associated helicase Cas3': MTEAYKITLKPVYSQTVPTPDGVKLPKDWLLSWHQAATLEALRDPNIDVVFNTAMTGDGKSLAAYLEVLQGEFSAIGLYPTNELARDQETQIRGYVEKFQPANQPRVVRLSGADLEIYAENEGLKKGAAIATLTNQREALLTNPDIFHYLHRGAYIIHGDSPDKLWGRIDKDFDLFIFDEFHVFAAPQIASVINTMLLIRCTNRRKKFLFLSATPDTNLIGRLEKAGFRCKEIDPLKQNKYQFPDTPEEGQQLQTQGWRQVARTISLNFIPLEPSFKASETWLKENSDLILAQFQQYPGSKGAIILNSIAAVKRLTKFFREILQPYGLKVGENTGLSGKGEKERSLSADLVIGTSTIDVGVDFKINFLIFESFDAGNFIQRLGRLGRHDGYEKDGHEIKFDNFTAFALVPNFLVERLFKVDVPSLEVNSICDRPFFHNTITENYRQINDFRGYYRRWGAVQSFWLFYQLSDRTIKQQYAQSRDKFQEACEEVFETSLKSQAGRIQGWAKDWQALSGKSGNPIAEDAASFRGSSPLQCGLYDLTEENEADRFKTYDLPGILGNLEIEMWTEAAFIRTLKGTVERTGQSIAKGRFAHCLAFMKLRSYREERLNWKFTYSGNLQPIADAWKVQVLTGVEIWQPDNYWVGEINKRLKKEGLVCYVIRRPLAEVRMRLRLPMNFQIYGISDQYSFHDATAPYAIAFGHSALLLDTLAYTFKSKGDEIWVV; the protein is encoded by the coding sequence ATGACGGAAGCATACAAAATTACTCTCAAGCCTGTTTATTCTCAAACCGTCCCAACACCTGACGGTGTGAAATTACCTAAAGATTGGTTGCTTTCTTGGCATCAAGCCGCAACTTTAGAAGCATTGCGCGATCCAAATATTGATGTTGTGTTCAACACTGCAATGACTGGCGATGGTAAAAGTCTAGCGGCTTATCTAGAAGTGCTTCAGGGTGAATTTTCTGCAATCGGACTTTACCCAACCAATGAACTCGCCCGCGATCAAGAAACGCAGATTAGAGGATATGTAGAAAAATTCCAGCCAGCAAATCAGCCGCGTGTAGTGCGACTCAGTGGGGCTGATTTAGAGATTTATGCTGAAAATGAGGGATTGAAAAAAGGAGCTGCGATCGCAACTCTGACTAACCAGAGAGAAGCATTATTAACTAACCCTGATATTTTTCACTACTTACATCGAGGTGCTTATATAATTCACGGCGATAGTCCAGATAAGTTATGGGGCAGAATTGATAAAGATTTTGACTTATTTATTTTTGATGAATTTCACGTTTTTGCTGCTCCCCAAATTGCTAGCGTGATTAACACAATGTTGTTAATTCGCTGTACAAATCGCCGCAAGAAATTTCTGTTTCTCTCAGCCACACCAGATACAAACTTAATTGGGCGATTAGAAAAAGCAGGATTTCGTTGTAAAGAAATTGATCCTCTCAAACAAAATAAATATCAATTCCCCGATACACCAGAAGAAGGTCAGCAACTGCAAACACAGGGCTGGCGACAGGTAGCACGGACAATTTCGTTGAATTTTATTCCTTTGGAACCATCGTTCAAAGCTTCGGAAACCTGGCTAAAAGAGAATAGTGATTTGATTTTGGCTCAGTTTCAGCAGTATCCAGGAAGTAAAGGCGCAATCATTCTTAACTCAATTGCAGCAGTCAAACGCCTAACTAAATTTTTTCGGGAAATTTTACAGCCTTACGGATTGAAAGTTGGAGAGAATACAGGGCTATCGGGAAAAGGAGAAAAGGAGCGAAGTCTTTCGGCTGACTTGGTTATTGGCACTAGCACAATTGATGTTGGGGTTGATTTCAAAATCAATTTTCTAATTTTTGAATCATTCGATGCAGGTAACTTTATTCAACGTTTAGGACGCTTAGGAAGACATGATGGATATGAAAAAGATGGTCATGAAATAAAGTTTGATAATTTTACAGCTTTTGCTCTTGTTCCTAATTTCTTAGTAGAGCGTTTATTTAAGGTAGATGTTCCATCTTTAGAGGTAAATAGTATTTGCGATCGCCCCTTTTTTCACAATACAATCACTGAGAATTATCGACAAATCAACGATTTTCGTGGTTATTATCGTCGATGGGGGGCTGTGCAATCATTTTGGCTGTTTTATCAGTTGAGCGATCGCACAATTAAACAACAGTATGCACAAAGCCGAGACAAGTTTCAAGAAGCTTGTGAGGAAGTATTTGAAACAAGTCTGAAGTCACAAGCCGGACGTATTCAAGGATGGGCGAAAGATTGGCAAGCACTTTCTGGTAAATCAGGAAATCCCATTGCTGAGGATGCTGCTAGTTTTCGAGGTTCAAGTCCTTTGCAATGTGGTTTATACGACTTAACGGAAGAAAACGAGGCTGATAGGTTTAAAACCTATGATTTACCGGGTATTTTGGGCAATTTAGAAATTGAAATGTGGACGGAAGCGGCATTTATACGGACACTCAAAGGAACCGTAGAACGCACCGGACAATCCATTGCCAAAGGTAGATTTGCTCATTGTCTAGCATTTATGAAGTTGCGTTCCTACCGAGAGGAACGGTTGAACTGGAAATTTACCTATTCTGGAAACTTGCAGCCAATTGCTGACGCTTGGAAAGTTCAGGTTTTGACAGGTGTGGAAATTTGGCAACCTGACAACTATTGGGTTGGGGAAATTAACAAACGCCTAAAAAAGGAAGGTTTGGTTTGTTACGTGATTCGCCGTCCTCTTGCTGAAGTGCGGATGCGGCTAAGGCTACCGATGAATTTTCAGATTTATGGCATCAGCGATCAGTATAGCTTTCATGATGCTACTGCGCCCTATGCGATCGCTTTTGGTCACTCTGCACTGCTGCTGGATACCCTTGCATACACGTTTAAAAGCAAAGGAGATGAGATATGGGTTGTTTGA